Proteins from a genomic interval of Colletotrichum higginsianum IMI 349063 chromosome 6, whole genome shotgun sequence:
- a CDS encoding ImpB/mucB/samB family protein, which yields MCTPNVALPADSADPMAACSQFTHYDLHLLAQSSPESPLRVVALVDYDSFYAQYEAVRLGLPASQPLAVRQWNAIIALNYPAKQHGLKRGISVDEARRLCPGITIQHIPTWREGDDQWRYREDVLDHLTTDKASLDPYRHMSRKTIQLVRDLFPASPDPIIERASVDEFYLDLSTQVYRTLLDRFPDITSDTISTQKLPLPAVKNPLNWQMDRVMNPPERGDHGESPDWDDVALSVGADIVRNIREHIKQRLRLTTSAGVSHNKLLAKVASRMQKPAGQTVIRTKSIGSVLSALKATSLPGLGRQLGQKAVQGLGSDNIFDLLQVPLATMITQLGSEQGHRVYAAIRGADRGAVVPRCQVQSLLSAKTFVPPVASLQQASKWLRIFAADLEARLHDLDVSSDFPRRPKTIAVHHHVRGRFGPTRSKQAPIALQTMINQDTLFDLSYALLTALTADGESWPCQSISVSLLNMDSRAPEKGRITSFFAPSAVHSSQRRRRSSSGPEINVENERKKKMRSSIEHLEPTEMSDTSSISVVDGRGTSSGVLTSPSLPWRESQYECPLCNGSVEPEDVLEHLDWHVAEQIQHQENEPKR from the coding sequence ATGTGCACTCCCAACGTTGCACTCCCGGCTGATTCGGCCGATCCGATGGCGGCGTGTTCGCAGTTCACCCATTACGATTTGCACCTTTTGGCCCAGTCTTCGCCAGAGTCACCTCTTCGAGTAGTCGCACTCGTTGATTACGACTCTTTTTACGCCCAATATGAAGCAGTTCGACTTGGGCTTCCTGCTTCTCAGCCTCTAGCCGTTCGTCAATGGAACGCCATCATAGCGCTCAACTACCCCGCTAAGCAGCATGGTCTCAAGAGAGGAATTTCAGTGGATGAAGCTCGCCGTCTTTGTCCAGGCATCACAATTCAACACATTCCAACTTGGAGGGAGGGCGATGACCAGTGGAGGTACAGAGAGGATGTACTGGACCACTTGACAACGGATAAGGCCTCATTGGACCCTTATCGCCATATGTCGCGAAAGACCATCCAACTTGTCAGGGATCTTTTCCCTGCCAGCCCCGATCCGATAATCGAGAGGGCTAGCGTAGACGAGTTCTACCTCGATCTCTCGACACAAGTCTACCGCACCCTTCTTGACCGTTTTCCCGACATAACATCCGATACCATCTCTACGCAAAAGCTACCACTGCCTGCTGTCAAGAACCCTCTCAACTGGCAAATGGATAGGGTCATGAACCCACCAGAAAGAGGCGACCATGGTGAGTCTCCTGACTGGGACGACGTAGCACTGAGCGTTGGTGCCGACATCGTACGCAACATCCGTGAACATATCAAACAACGACTGCGACTCACAACTTCTGCTGGTGTCAGCCACAACAAACTACTCGCCAAAGTCGCATCCCGTATGCAGAAGCCAGCCGGCCAGACAGTGATCAGAACCAAATCCATTGGATCCGTTTTGTCGGCTCTCAAAGCCACATCACTGCCTGGCCTTGGTCGACAGCTGGGCCAGAAAGCCGTTCAGGGCCTTGGTTCTGACAACATCTTCGACTTACTCCAGGTGCCTCTGGCGACGATGATAACCCAGCTAGGGTCTGAACAAGGACACCGGGTCTATGCAGCTATACGCGGAGCTGACAGAGGGGCAGTCGTCCCACGATGTCAGGTTCAATCGCTGTTGTCGGCCAAAACATTTGTACCACCGGTGGCAAGCCTGCAGCAAGCTAGCAAATGGCTTCGAATTTTTGCGGCGGATCTAGAGGCCCGGCTTCACGATCTTGACGTCAGTTCGGATTTTCCGCGCCGGCCCAAGACAATTGCAGTCCACCATCATGTCAGGGGACGGTTTGGCCCGACGAGATCTAAGCAAGCACCGATCGCGTTACAGACTATGATTAACCAGGATACTCTCTTTGATCTGTCGTACGCTTTGTTGACGGCACTTACGGCAGACGGCGAGTCTTGGCCGTGCCAGAGCATATCTGTCAGCCTGTTGAACATGGACTCACGTGCCCCTGAGAAGGGGCGGATCACATCCTTTTTTGCTCCCAGCGCAGTTCACTCATCCCAaaggcgacgaagaagtAGTTCAGGGCCCGAGATAAATGTCGAAAacgaaaggaagaagaaaatgcGTAGCTCAATTGAGCACTTGGAGCCTACAGAGATGTCCGACACTTCAAGCATCTCTGTGGTTGATGGCCGAGGTACTAGTAGCGGGGTTCTAACATCACCGTCTTTGCCTTGGAGAGAATCACAGTATGAGTGTCCATTATGCAATGGGTCTGTTGAACCAGAAGACGTCCTTGAACACCTCGATTGGCATGTTGCAGAACAGATTCAACATCAAGAAAACGAACCTAAGAGATAG
- a CDS encoding Secreted hydrolase-like protein — translation MGRFSCRCFALVLGVTSAFRFDFVPERTSVATFHSNLPELYSLQESQLQSPEQNSYWTAAFVTATNNHQYAVMSQTFLSLSGQAQYQSAILDLEDTNNYWRTAGSSPLIGNATIKNGVLDIELEAFGFRGVSQDSVSTMNMWGEAETHALNITFDSSPVLLNAGVGRFRWGTGVTTQWSLPRCKTQGTFTINGTTLEIDPERSLTWYDRQHGFGGPSNFTWFGIVFSGGVKVSAWLSDTTGPFEQQLRFATVHAEDGLHLLRLKEEPGTRGPWTSPNTNLTYAQSWRLKFDNGDTLSIRTVRGDQERLLAAPFYSGVVEVEGSFFGQQHGFGFVDIVTSPL, via the exons ATGGGGCGTTTCAGCTGCCGTTGCTTTGCGCTGGTGTTGGGAGTAACCTCTGCCTTCAGGTTCGATTTTGTGCCAGAACGCACAAGCGTCGCTACTTTCCAC TCAAACCTACCGGAACTGTACTCTCTTCAGGAGTCTCAGCTGCAATCTCCAGAACAAAACTCCTACTGGACAGCTGCCTTCGTCACCGCCACCAACAACCACCAGTATGCAGTCATGTCTCAAACGTTCTTGTCTTTGAGTGGTCAGGCTCAGTATCAGTCTGCGATTCTTGATCTCGAAGACACCAACAACTACTGGCGCACGGCAGGCTCATCACCGCTGATTGGAAATGCAACAATTAAGAATGGCGTGCTTGATATTGAACTCGAAGCATTTGGGTTTAGAGGGGTCTCTCAAGACAGCGTTTCCACAATGAACATGTGGGGTGAAGCAGAGACGCATGCACTGAACATCACCTTCGACTCCTCGCCAGTGCTCCTGAACGCTGGCGTTGGCCGATTTCGGTGGGGAACTGGTGTCACGACGCAATGGTCACTGCCGAGATGCAAGACTCAAGGAACCTTCACTATCAACGGTACCACCCTTGAGATCGATCCTGAGAGGTCCCTGACGTGGTACGATCGTCAGCATGGCTTTGGTGGACCAAGCAATTTCACATGGTTCGGCATTGTTTTCTCGGGTGGTGTGAAAGTCAGCGCCTGGCTCTCTGACACCACGGGACCTTTTGAACAGCAGCTGAGGTTTGCCACCGTTCACGCAGAAGACGGGCTTCACCTCCTCCGGTTGAAGGAAGAGCCGGGAACCAGGGGCCCTTGGACATCGCCCAACACAAACCTGACCTACGCTCAAAGTTGGAGATTGAAGTTCGACAACGGGGATACTTTGAGCATAAGAACCGTCCGGGGAGACCAAGAGAGACTGCTTGCAGCCCCATTCTATAGCGGAGTCGTCGAGGTAGAGGGCAGTTTCTTCGGTCAGCAGCACGGATTCGGCTTTGTGGACATTGTTACAAGTCCTCTTTAG
- a CDS encoding Aminotransferase class-III, with protein MASGSHGVIKTMSKHAPVDNPAVETAKATPVVSAVLHRSLKKAPPQVVSANGKYLTFADGRTILDTTCGAAVACIGSNNERVKRAMVEQIDKFSYCNSMFFGHEVGEQLATMLIQGTGGAMSKAYFMCSGSEAMESAMKLARQYYMELSPQQPKRVNFIAREGSYHGTTLGSLSMSGHVARRSLFLDLLLPNIARVSACNAYRGMTEGQTTEEYVAQLADELDRKFQELGPDTVCAFVAEPVVGAALGCVPAVPGYFKAMKTVCDKYGALLILDEVMSGMGRSGTLHAWQHEDVIPDIQTIAKGLGGGYAPMAGMLINHRVAKVLGDGTGTFSHGHTYQGHPVGCAAALEVQRIIQEEELVSNVRKQGALLEKLLREHLGDHPYVGNIRGKGLFWGIEFVCDKRTKEPFPRSADVANRIYLMGFNEFGISLYPGTGTKDGVLGDHVLLAPAYTSTSEEIEYIAARTKDTVYRAFDELSASTAGLENCFVSQ; from the exons ATGGCTAGTGGCTCCCACGGGGTCATCAAGACCATGTCAAAACATGCCCCTGTCGATAACCCCGCGGTTGAAACGGCAAAAGCAACCCCTGTTGTCAGCGCTGTCCTTCATCGCTCATTGAAGAAAGCACCGCCACAAGTCGTCTCGGCAAATGGCAAATACTTGACTTTTGCCGATGGCCGAACTATCCTTGACACAACATGCGGTGCAGCCGTTGCATGCATAGGCTCGAACAATGAACGAGTAAAGCGAGCGATGGTCGAGCAAATCGACAAGTTTTCTTACTGCAATTCCATGTTCTTTGGTCATGAGGTTGGAGAGCAGTTGGCGACCATGTTGATTCAGGGCACTGGGGGCGCCATGTCGAAAGCCTACTTCATGTGTTCTG GATCCGAAGCCATGGAGTCTGCCATGAAACTGGCACGGCAGTACTACATGGAACTATCTCCTCAACAGCCCAAACGCGTCAACTTCATTGCCAGGGAAGGCTCATATCACGGTACGACACTGGGTTCGCTTTCGATGAGCGGCCACGTAGCTAGGCGAAGCCTCTTCTTGGATCTTTTGCTACCAAACATCGCTAGAGTCTCGGCTTGTAACGCATACCGTGGAATGACGGAGGGTCAGACCACCGAGGAGTACGTTGCGCAACTAGCGGATGAGTTGGACCGCAAATTTCAAGAGTTGGGACCCGACACAGTGTGCGCATTTGTTGCTGAGCCAGTCGTTGGCGCT GCTTTGGGATGTGTCCCAGCTGTTCCTGGGTACTTCAAAGCCATGAAAACGGTTTGCGACAAATACGGCGCTCTTCTCATCTTAGATG AGGTAATGTCTGGCATGGGTCGCTCGGGCACGTTGCATGCATGGCAGCATGAAGATGTTATTCCAGATATACAGACCATCGCGAAAGGACTTGGAGGCGGTTACGCGCCAATGGCTGGCATGTTGATCAACCACCGCGTAGCAAAGGTTCTCGGGGATGGCACCGG AACTTTCTCTCATGGGCACACCTATCAAGGCCACCCAGTTGGGTGTGCTGCAGCACTAGAAGTGCAGCGCATCATCCAAGAAGAGGAACTCGTTTCAAATGTTCGAAAGCAGGGAGCTTTGCTTGAAAAGCTTTTGCGCGAGCATTTGGGTGACCATCCCTATGTCGGCAACATCAGAGGAAAGGGCCTCTTCTGGGGA ATTGAGTTTGTTTGTGACAAAAGAACCAAGGAGCCATTCCCACGGTCAGCAGATGTTGCCAATAGAATCTATCTCATGGGATTCAATGAGTTCGGAATAAGTCTCTATCCCGGAACTGGGACAAAAGACGGAGTTCTAGGCGATCACGTTCTTCTTGCGCCTGCATACACAAGCACTAGCGAAGAGATTGAATACATTGCTGCAAGAACTAAAGATACCGTCTATCGAGCTTTTGACGAGCTCAGCGCTAGCACTGCTGGTTTGGAAAACTGCTTTGTTTCACAGTAG
- a CDS encoding EC56 protein yields MPEISSFDFTSHHSHHQYHNHYQYQPHSLQTLSHFFFNQPTPDYQDLPIKMQFLSTLTITMSAMLSLTAAGPLSVRADLDCPESYVSCGKDGTNGDGGSRCAAECTYLGGPTSLGRCTNSCPSGYYPDACISGGAFDRRFKCTEL; encoded by the coding sequence ATGCCAGAGATTTCCTCCTTTGATTTCACATCTCATCACTCTCACCATCAGTATCACAATCACTACCAGTATCAACCACACTCACTACAAACCCTATCACACTTCTTTTTCAACCAACCAACACCAGATTACCAAGATCTTCCTATCAAAATGCAGTTCCTCAGCACCCTCACCATTACCATGAGCGCCATGCTCTCTCTCACTGCTGCGGGTCCTCTCTCTGTCCGCGCAGACTTGGATTGCCCCGAAAGCTATGTCTCCTGCGGAAAGGACGGCAccaacggcgacgggggCAGCCGATGCGCGGCGGAGTGCACCTACCTGGGCGGCCCTACCTCGCTGGGCCGCTGCACCAACTCGTGTCCCTCCGGATACTACCCGGACGCTTGCATTAGCGGAGGCGCTTTCGACAGGCGCTTCAAGTGCACTGAGCTTTAA